A portion of the Archocentrus centrarchus isolate MPI-CPG fArcCen1 chromosome 19, fArcCen1, whole genome shotgun sequence genome contains these proteins:
- the eif2ak1 gene encoding eukaryotic translation initiation factor 2-alpha kinase 1 isoform X2 — MDLGKKNIVEMIAKVIQEASDADDNREVLVAGRHYPSIQEFASAIPNHLLLGSLLEHLCFVYESNPARSRMLFKVIGQRLAAMNLLSPLAISDEFSTVRLQHNRAFTELLNAASSSLYPQGQQRLGTNTHNPALRPKEGLFQAQTSRYLSEFEEICRLGKGSYGNVFKVMNKLDGQYYAVKKILIKKVSKEDCMKVLREVKVLSSLQHLNVVGYHTAWMEHVQPAAHPESSLPALESPGQDDSLDESLENHNSSSSSIVFQSRSQAPTDAASSAKVPQRDTQPIKALVPTQEGQVVCPKTMHCVPENYVPCVFLGQQDPIKASKCPAMGWDGSAVLDEESSRSSIELNNNSCIDKECQQWADKRTARPSKEVKFHLMLYIQMQLCERSLKDWISERNAKPKDEQISRCPYACVDTEHTLSMLRHILEGVEYIHSKGIMHRDLKPRNIFLHGHDCHVRIGDFGLACRNIIMDGLKSTTSPDSDPSHTSGVGTFVYAAPEQLTDSHYNSKSDMYSIGVLALELFQPFGTEMERVRTLGDLREGKIPDSFCHRWPVLTKYIMKLTNKEPSVRPTASQLLQSELFCNKDMVIHGLQRRVEEQEEEIMQLRRRITQLQTSQVTVHFSGLEKT; from the exons ATGGAcctagggaaaaaaaatattgtagaAATGATAGCGAAAGTTATACAAGAAG cttCAGACGCAGATGATAACCGTGAGGTGTTGGTGGCTGGTAGGCATTACCCGTCAATCCAAGAGTTTGCCTCAGCGATCCCCAACCACCTTCTCCTTGGGTCTTTGCTCGAGCATCTGTGCTTTGTTTACGAGAGCAATCCAGCTCGTTCGCGCATGTTGTTTAAAG TAATAGGCCAGCGCTTAGCTGCCATGAACCTGCTTTCACCTCTGGCCATAAGTGATGAATTCAGCACCGTCAGACTCCAGCATAACCGGGCCTTCACTGAGCTGCTTAATGCTGCCAGCTCCTCACTCTACCCTCAG GGCCAACAGCGTCTCGGGACAAATACACACAATCCTGCTCTAAG GCCTAAGGAGGGACTGTTCCAAGCGCAGACATCAAGGTATCTCAGTGAGTTTGAAGAAATCTGTAGACTTGGGAAAGGATCATATGGAAATGTATTTAAG GTTATGAACAAACTGGATGGACAGTATTATGCTGTGAAGAAAATTCTCATCAAAAAAGTTTCAAAGGAAGACTGTATGAAG GTCCTCAGGGAGGTCAAAGTGTTGTCCAGCCTGCAGCATTTAAATGTTGTGGGCTATCACACTGCATGGATGGAACATGTTCAGCCTGCTGCAC ATCCGGAGTCAAGCCTTCCTGCACTAGAATCTCCTGGACAAGACGACAG ccttGATGAAAGTCTGGAAaaccacaacagcagcagttcctCTATAGTTTTTCAGAGCCGCAGTCAAGCACCCACAGATGCTGCTTCAAGTGCCAAAGTACctcagagagacacacagccTATAAAGGCCTTAGTTCCAACCCAGGAGGGCCAGGTGGTGTGTCCCAAGACGATGCACTGTGTCCCAGAGAACTATGTGCCTTGTGTTTTCCTTGGACAGCAAGATCCCATTAAGGCCTCTAAATGTCCTGCCATGGGTTGGGACGGGTCAGCAGTTTTAGATGAGGAGTCCAGCAGGAGTAGCATTGAACTAAACAACAACTCCTGCATTGACAAGGAATGCCAGCAGTGGGCGGACAAGCGTACAGCAAGGCCTTCTAAAGAG GTGAAGTTCCACCTGATGCTTTATATCCAGATGCAGCTATGTGAGCGCTCTCTAAAGGACTGGATATCTGAGAGGAACGCCAAGCCCAAAGATGAACAAATCTCAAGAT gtCCTTATGCCTGTGTTGATACGGAACACACACTCAGCATGCTGAGACACATACTTGAAGGTGTGGAGTACATTCACTCCAAGGGAATCATGCACAGGGACCTGaag CCAAGGAACATTTTTCTTCACGGCCATGATTGTCATGTTCGGATTGGGGACTTTGGTTTGGCCTGCAGGAACATCATAATGGATGGCCTTAAAAGCACCACCTCTCCTGACAGTG atccCAGCCATACTTCAGGCGTTGGTACATTTGTGTATGCTGCACCAGAACAACTGACGGATTCCCATTATAATTCAAAG TCGGACATGTACAGCATCGGAGTGCTGGCTCTTGAGCTATTCCAGCCCTTTGGGACTGAAATGGAGCGGGTCCGGACTCTTGGGGACCTGAGGGAAGGGAAAATCCCAGACTCGTTCTGCCACAGATGGCCAGTTTTGACGAAGTACATCATGAAGCTGACAAATAAAGAACCTAGTGTTCGTCCCACAGCCAGCCAACTTCTACAGAGTGAACTCTTCTGCAATAAAGACATG GTGATCCATGGTTTGCAGAGAAGGGTTgaagagcaggaggaagagaTCATGCAGCTGAGGAGACGGATCACTCAGCTTCAGACTTCACAGGTCACAGTTCATTTCTCTGGGCTGGAAAAAACCTGA
- the eif2ak1 gene encoding eukaryotic translation initiation factor 2-alpha kinase 1 isoform X1, with translation MYSSISDNGLMRPEECSGSTGLLPRHSRKHSRRLEADSNISLLSLATEEDDEVQFDTSDADDNREVLVAGRHYPSIQEFASAIPNHLLLGSLLEHLCFVYESNPARSRMLFKVIGQRLAAMNLLSPLAISDEFSTVRLQHNRAFTELLNAASSSLYPQGQQRLGTNTHNPALRPKEGLFQAQTSRYLSEFEEICRLGKGSYGNVFKVMNKLDGQYYAVKKILIKKVSKEDCMKVLREVKVLSSLQHLNVVGYHTAWMEHVQPAAHPESSLPALESPGQDDSLDESLENHNSSSSSIVFQSRSQAPTDAASSAKVPQRDTQPIKALVPTQEGQVVCPKTMHCVPENYVPCVFLGQQDPIKASKCPAMGWDGSAVLDEESSRSSIELNNNSCIDKECQQWADKRTARPSKEVKFHLMLYIQMQLCERSLKDWISERNAKPKDEQISRCPYACVDTEHTLSMLRHILEGVEYIHSKGIMHRDLKPRNIFLHGHDCHVRIGDFGLACRNIIMDGLKSTTSPDSDPSHTSGVGTFVYAAPEQLTDSHYNSKSDMYSIGVLALELFQPFGTEMERVRTLGDLREGKIPDSFCHRWPVLTKYIMKLTNKEPSVRPTASQLLQSELFCNKDMVIHGLQRRVEEQEEEIMQLRRRITQLQTSQVTVHFSGLEKT, from the exons ATGTACAGTTCAATCTCCGACAACGGACTCATGCGGCCGGAGGAATGTTCTGGCAGCACCGGCCTTTTGCCTCGACACAGCCGTAAACACAGCCGGAGGCTGGAGGCCGACAGTAACATTAGCCTGCTAAGTTTGGCGACTGAAGAGGACGACGAAGTCCAGTTTGACA cttCAGACGCAGATGATAACCGTGAGGTGTTGGTGGCTGGTAGGCATTACCCGTCAATCCAAGAGTTTGCCTCAGCGATCCCCAACCACCTTCTCCTTGGGTCTTTGCTCGAGCATCTGTGCTTTGTTTACGAGAGCAATCCAGCTCGTTCGCGCATGTTGTTTAAAG TAATAGGCCAGCGCTTAGCTGCCATGAACCTGCTTTCACCTCTGGCCATAAGTGATGAATTCAGCACCGTCAGACTCCAGCATAACCGGGCCTTCACTGAGCTGCTTAATGCTGCCAGCTCCTCACTCTACCCTCAG GGCCAACAGCGTCTCGGGACAAATACACACAATCCTGCTCTAAG GCCTAAGGAGGGACTGTTCCAAGCGCAGACATCAAGGTATCTCAGTGAGTTTGAAGAAATCTGTAGACTTGGGAAAGGATCATATGGAAATGTATTTAAG GTTATGAACAAACTGGATGGACAGTATTATGCTGTGAAGAAAATTCTCATCAAAAAAGTTTCAAAGGAAGACTGTATGAAG GTCCTCAGGGAGGTCAAAGTGTTGTCCAGCCTGCAGCATTTAAATGTTGTGGGCTATCACACTGCATGGATGGAACATGTTCAGCCTGCTGCAC ATCCGGAGTCAAGCCTTCCTGCACTAGAATCTCCTGGACAAGACGACAG ccttGATGAAAGTCTGGAAaaccacaacagcagcagttcctCTATAGTTTTTCAGAGCCGCAGTCAAGCACCCACAGATGCTGCTTCAAGTGCCAAAGTACctcagagagacacacagccTATAAAGGCCTTAGTTCCAACCCAGGAGGGCCAGGTGGTGTGTCCCAAGACGATGCACTGTGTCCCAGAGAACTATGTGCCTTGTGTTTTCCTTGGACAGCAAGATCCCATTAAGGCCTCTAAATGTCCTGCCATGGGTTGGGACGGGTCAGCAGTTTTAGATGAGGAGTCCAGCAGGAGTAGCATTGAACTAAACAACAACTCCTGCATTGACAAGGAATGCCAGCAGTGGGCGGACAAGCGTACAGCAAGGCCTTCTAAAGAG GTGAAGTTCCACCTGATGCTTTATATCCAGATGCAGCTATGTGAGCGCTCTCTAAAGGACTGGATATCTGAGAGGAACGCCAAGCCCAAAGATGAACAAATCTCAAGAT gtCCTTATGCCTGTGTTGATACGGAACACACACTCAGCATGCTGAGACACATACTTGAAGGTGTGGAGTACATTCACTCCAAGGGAATCATGCACAGGGACCTGaag CCAAGGAACATTTTTCTTCACGGCCATGATTGTCATGTTCGGATTGGGGACTTTGGTTTGGCCTGCAGGAACATCATAATGGATGGCCTTAAAAGCACCACCTCTCCTGACAGTG atccCAGCCATACTTCAGGCGTTGGTACATTTGTGTATGCTGCACCAGAACAACTGACGGATTCCCATTATAATTCAAAG TCGGACATGTACAGCATCGGAGTGCTGGCTCTTGAGCTATTCCAGCCCTTTGGGACTGAAATGGAGCGGGTCCGGACTCTTGGGGACCTGAGGGAAGGGAAAATCCCAGACTCGTTCTGCCACAGATGGCCAGTTTTGACGAAGTACATCATGAAGCTGACAAATAAAGAACCTAGTGTTCGTCCCACAGCCAGCCAACTTCTACAGAGTGAACTCTTCTGCAATAAAGACATG GTGATCCATGGTTTGCAGAGAAGGGTTgaagagcaggaggaagagaTCATGCAGCTGAGGAGACGGATCACTCAGCTTCAGACTTCACAGGTCACAGTTCATTTCTCTGGGCTGGAAAAAACCTGA
- the usp42 gene encoding ubiquitin carboxyl-terminal hydrolase 42, whose protein sequence is MTIVDRSSEKSDHESVGCNRSSFTSGDVGMDGSCSSSWAVGPTVPGDSPRLKAPVGCLGPTPGAAVYNTPSSVDRPKEQVISSGDGIDLPQKVLFSPDRLNLKWAQVHRIGAGLQNMGNTCFLNSALQCLTYTPPLANYMLTREHSKTCHEPGFCMMCTMQNHIIQVFANSGNVIKPIGVLNELKRIAKHFRYGSQEDAHEFLRYTVDAMQKSCLPGTKLDRQTQATTFIHQVFGGYLRSRVKCLNCKAVSDTFDPFLDITLEIKTALSVSKALEQFVKPEQLDGENAYKCTKCKKMVTASKRFTIHRSSNVLTLSLKRFANFSGGKITKDVKYPEYLDLRPFMSQSQGEAQLYGLYAVLVHSGFSCHAGHYFCYIKASNGQWYQMNDSSVSVSDIRSVLNQQAYVLFYIKSTDVKKPGDYSHLNHNPGISGQSSPRPVVIPRVNTTVHHNSVGFIGPQLPPHMTKSSLHVNGNGSLRDYPTSSKASTSSSVVGKSNHGLAASSSSSISHSVSRPTMIPDSDKRQKLSFSIGQSKLNRTASSSSSSYCQPSSASSSSSSSLSSSQSTSDVQPDVRFIPRPLNQVNGMSCSNGDHHPGGNGASFLVPYSQESSEESDQENCGTLDNGSLSKSHPKESKDTGNVFDSSPKTTNGESAVHHIGNGLNGPTYGVSKSNQNGHHKVNGHSSPDKLTGNNHGSLMSAAPVANGLGSDHSQPNKDAHNPASSQAGSSQSIHPAANESQDFSTPDTRAKTLSEPLPHSTGSSAASSPPSATATNTPSIASKESASTLSSSGHDGNPAALSPQLDCSQSTSAASAASQKVSASKAEAKALPQAKCTSTGTEGHKDTKEQYQSKPSSRGSERRSSRDRDKDRLHSSYGRDRERHYRDRSHERESDSDGHRYRRDYRDNHHRQYRDRFPPPGRYYREWEAERNRERTFQHPRERDGDRCSNHYHYYRYRSREDVDHERRGYGHSHREESRGSRRWPQESRDSLAMKDKSNGKEREYYPSKTETSSPYAVPETNKLKGSPPRARLSSFDSAPNKEDQNHKRTDRLSRERDGSSEARHTKKHKKSKKKKKSKDKDRHRESGSSDGDSDRPAEAKKKKKKKRRHRDSDPEQHSPDAARSHRNRSSEERERRKRHYADIKDSKQEDGYSPEKRRRTEGSGSHLLPSHHTAPTNGSNYGHLNGYTGYSRSGSGFSSDLKH, encoded by the exons ATGACCATAGTTGACAGATCATCAGAAAAGTCTGACCACGAGTCAGTCGGGTGTAACCGATCCTCCTTCACCAGTGGAGACGTGGGGATGGACGGCAGTTGTTCCAGCAGCTGGGCAGTGGGCCCCACTGTGCCCGGCGACTCTCCAAGGCTCAAGGCTCCAGTAGGCTGCCTGGGCCCCACTCCTGGAGCTGCTGTGTACAATACACCCTCCTCTGTAGACCGGCCCAAGGAGCAAG TGATAAGCAGTGGCGATGGAATTGACTTGCCCCAGAAGGTCCTGTTCTCTCCAGATCGGCTCAACCTAAAGTGGGCCCAGGTTCACCGCATTGGTGCAGGCCTCCAGAACATGGGGAACACCTGCTTCCTCAACTCAGCCCTGCAGTGTCTCACCTACACCCCTCCCTTAGCCAACTACATGCTGACGCGGGAGCACTCCAAGACAT GTCACGAGCCAGGGTTCTGTATGATGTGCACCATGCAAAACCACATCATTCAGGTTTTTGCCAACTCTGGGAATGTCATTAAGCCCATCGGTGTACTCAATGAGCTTAAAA GGATTGCAAAGCACTTCCGCTATGGGAGCCAGGAAGATGCACACGAATTCCTGCGGTACACAGTGGATGCTATGCAAAAGTCCTGCTTACCTGGAACCAA ATTGGACAGGCAAACGCAGGCAACCACTTTCATCCATCAAGTGTTTGGCGGGTACCTAAGATCCAGAG ttaaatgtttaaactgcaAAGCCGTCTCGGATACATTCGACCCTTTTCTGGATATCACTCTGGAAATTAAG ACGGCTCTGAGTGTCTCCAAAGCTCTGGAGCAATTTGTCAAGCCAGAACAGCTGGATGGcgaaaatgcatacaaatgcacCAA GTGCAAAAAAATGGTAACAGCCTCAAAGAGATTCACAATCCATCGCAGCTCCAATGTGCTCACCCTCTCACTCAAACGCTTTGCAAACTTCAGTGGAGGCAAAATCACAAAG GATGTGAAATACCCAGAGTATCTGGATCTGCGCCCCTTCATGTCTCAGTCCCAAGGGGAGGCCCAGCTCTACGGGCTGTATGCCGTACTGGTTCACTCTGGATTCAGTTGTCATGCTGGACACTACTTCTGCTATATTAAG GCCAGCAATGGTCAGTGGTATCAGATGAATGACTCCTCTGTGTCAGTGAGTGACATCAGGTCTGTCCTCAATCAGCAGGCCTATGTTCTCTTCTACATAAA GTCCACAGATGTGAAAAAACCTGGGGACTACAGCCACTTGAACCATAACCCTGGCATCTCTGGGCAGTCATCTCCCCGACCGGTGGTGATCCCACGCGTCAACACCACTGTCCACCACAACAGTGTTGGCTTCATAGGTCCACAGCTGCCACCACACATGACCAAG agtTCTCTTCATGTTAATGGGAATGGATCTCTGAGGGACTATCCCACGAGCTCCAAGGccagcaccagcagcagtgtGGTGGGGAAATCAAACCATGGCCtggctgcttcttcttcctcttctatcTCCCACTCAGTCAGCCGGCCCACAATGATTCCAGACAGCGACAAACGGCAGAAGCTTTCATTTTCAATTGGACAAAGCAAACTGAACCGCAcagcctcttcctcctcatcctcttaCTGCCAGCCGTCCTCTGCCAGCAGCTCCTCCTCAAGCTCCTTGTCCTCCTCACAGTCTACCTCAGACGTCCAACCGGACGTTCGTTTTATTCCGCGTCCACTAAACCAAGTTAACGGCATGTCTTGCAGTAACGGGGATCACCACCCTGGAGGAAACGGCGCATCCTTCCTGGTGCCGTACAGTCAAGAGTCTTCAGAGGAATCAGACCAGGAGAACTGTGGCACTCTGGATAACGGCAGTTTATCCAAGTCTCATCCTAAGGAAAGTAAAGACACAGGAAATGTCTTTGACAGTTCTCCCAAAACCACCAATGGGGAGTCAGCTGTGCACCATATTGGCAATGGATTAAATGGACCAACTTATGGAGTCTCCAAATCCAACCAAAACGGACACCATAAAGTGAATGGACACAGCAGCCCTGATAAG CTCACTGGCAATAATCACGGCAGTTTGATGTCTGCGGCTCCTGTTGCTAATGGACTAGGCAGCGACCATAGCCAACCAAA caAAGATGCACATAACCCTGCCTCATCCCAGGCCGGTTCTTCTCAGAgcattcatcctgctgctaaTGAGAGCCAGGATTTCTCCACTCCTGACACAAGGGCTAAAACTCTGTCTGAACCTCTGCCTCATAGTACAGGATCCTCCGCCGCTAGCTCGCCACCCTCAGCTACTGCTACAAATACCCCTTCTATTGCATCTAAAGAGTCTGCTTCcactctttcttcttctgggCATGATGGCAACCCTGCGGCCTTATCCCCTCAGCTGGACTGCTCTCAAAGCACCAGTGCGGCTTCTGCAGCTTCACAGAAGGTTAGCGCAAGCAAGGCTGAAGCCAAGGCGCTACCACAAGCTAAATGTACATCAACAGGGACTGAAGGACATAAGGATACTAAGGAGCAGTACCAGTCCAAGCCTAGCTCTAGAGGCAGTGAAAGACGATCTTCCCGAGACAGGGATAAGGACAGACTGCACTCTAGTTATGGCAGAGATAGAGAGAGGCACTACAGGGATAGGAGTCACGAGCGAGAAAGTGACAGTGATGGTCACCGGTACAGAAGGGACTACAGAGATAACCACCATCGCCAGTACAGAGATCGTTTCCCTCCCCCCGGACGTTACTACAGGGAATGGGAGGCCGAGCGCAACCGGGAGCGAACTTTCCAGCACCCTCGGGAGCGCGATGGCGACCGGTGCTCTAACCATTACCATTACTATCGTTACCGGTCGAGAGAGGATGTGGACCACGAGCGAAGGGGATACGGTCACTCCCACCGCGAGGAATCACGCGGCAGTCGGAGGTGGCCTCAGGAGAGTCGAGACTCCTTGGCGATGAAGGATAAGTCCAATGGCAAAGAGAGGGAATATTACCCTTCAAAGACTGAAACTTCTTCACCTTATGCAGTGCCGGAAACAAACAAGCTCAAGGGCTCCCCGCCACGGGCTCGCCTTTCCTCTTTTGATTCAGCTCCAAACAAGGAGGATCAAAATCACAAGAGGACCGATCGCCTCAGCAGGGAGAGGGACGGCAGCTCTGAGGCTCGCCacactaaaaaacacaaaaagagtaagaagaagaagaaatcaaagGATAAAGACAGACACCGCGAGAGCGG GAGCTCTGACGGGGATTCAGACAGACCTGCAgaagcaaaaaagaagaagaagaaaaagaggcgGCACCGGGACAGCGACCCCGAACAGCACAGCCCGGACGCAGCTCGCAGCCACAGAAACAGGAGCAGCGAGGAAAGGGAGAGGCGCAAGCGGCATTACGCTGACATTAAGGACTCTAAACAGGAAGATGGCTATTCGCCGGAAAAACGGCGCCGCACAGAGGGCAGCGGCAGTCATCTACTCCCCTCCCATCACACCGCGCCAACAAACGGTTCAAATTATGGCCATCTCAATGGATACACAG GTTACAGCCGCAGCGGCAGTGGATTTTCCAGCGACCTGAAACACTGA
- the LOC115797910 gene encoding ankyrin repeat domain-containing protein 61 produces MLDEHDEFLDKRGNISKFYNNEFYTAIMEEDLQQIEELTEKHGSNFLIEIRVAKEAFWKGFAILPLHLAASNRRVHSMQSLLSAGADPEMRDTLGRTPLHLLITSWPSILNTFPKPDSKFQTRVTSVSTRAKACLRLLCEHGVNINAKVEGKGHQTALHLSVRYRALSAVQTLACYGADVNAVDGSGMAPLHMAAGILHKDIIASLIRHGAYVNMGVQHTGNTPLHLAAVAMATKTTKTLEDGISSISELLEQGADPNAVNKAGMTPLHEACSMGNEELTDLLLSYGADINKLSEAGENCLYLFLHRPNVRNVSLLVKLLNLTSPLTVYNPNGHLPFILTKPCFFKQREHLLKLTQQPKRLQDICKTDIYLKHLRGKREEVRKSLPDRLYDFVFNHWENVRNISFVTDGEQELVK; encoded by the exons ATGCTGGATGAGCACGATGAGTTTTTGGATAAGAGGGGTAACATTAGCAAGTTTTACAACAATGAATTCTACACAGCGATCATGGAAGAGGACTTGCAACAAATTGAAGAACTGACTGAGAAACATGGGAGCAACTTCCTCATTGAGATACGAGTAGCTAAAGAGGCCTTCTGGAAG GGCTTTGCTATCCTTCCCCTTCACCTGGCTGCCTCTAACAGAAGAGTACACAGCATGCAGAGCCTGCTGTCAGCAGGAGCAGACCCTGAGATGAG AGACACACTTGGTCGAACCCCGCTGCACTTGCTGATAACCAGTTGGCCGAGCATCCTGAATACTTTCCCAAAACCAGATTCCAAGTTCCAGACTAGAGTGACCAGTGTGTCTACGCGGGCAAAGGCCTGTTTAAGGCTCCTCTGTGAACATGGTGTAAACATCAACGCTAAG GTGGAGGGAAAAGGTCACCAGACAGCTCTTCATTTATCAGTACGCTACAGAGCACTATCTGCTGTCCAAACACTGGCCTGCTAtggtgctgatgttaatgctgtGGATGGCAGTGGGATGGCACCTCTGCATATGGCTGCTGGGATACTGCATAAAGATATTATTGCCAGTCTGATCAGGCATGGAGCATATGTTAACATG GGGGTGCAGCACACTGGGAACACCCCTCTACACCTCGCTGCTGTGGCAATGGCTACAAAGACCACTAAAACCCTGGAAGACGGCATTAGCAGCATCTCTGAGCTGCTTGAGCAGGGCGCTGATCCCAACGCAGTGAACAAGGCCGGAATGACGCCTTTACACGAGGCATGCAGCATGGGAAACGAGGAGCTCACAGACCTGCTGCTGAGCTACGGCGCTGACATCAACAAGCTGAGCGAAGCAGGGGAGAACTGTCTATACCTTTTTCTGCACAGGCCTAATGTGAGAAATGTCTCTCTGCTAGTGAAGCTCCTCAACCTGACTTCCCCACTTACTGTATACAACCCAAACGGCCACCTGCCCTTCATCTTGACAAAACCATGTTTCTTTAAACAGAGAGAACACCTGCTGAAGTTAACTCAACAGCCAAAGAGACTTCAGGATATTTGTAAGACGGACATTTATCTAAAACACCTCAGAGGCAAAAGGGAAGAAGTGAGGAAATCCCTGCCTGACAGACTATACGACTTTGTCTTCAACCACTGGGAGAATGTACGTAACATCTCCTTTGTGACAGACGGTGAACAGGAATTagttaaataa